The Gemmata palustris genome includes a region encoding these proteins:
- a CDS encoding DUF11 domain-containing protein — protein MRKRPIVLAAAVAVAGLAVLGTVVAQQPSSGYTQPKVVPASGTLPATTRPYNEWTPNSNQPIPSPAAGLGSGNPGGARPAGGSYPAPGGQPQNGYPAGSQPVNRPRPGIAGADPIRPAGGFDIPAPSMDLPGAGTPLARPLPPPSLSVEPGDNKFAPPPALGGPAVPPAPGGTPLAPSAPPFVPVPPAPGGIAPPGAVAPPTVPPGLPAFPSTPIAPPGGGTKPIPAPGIVPLVPPGPSVPSVSAAPTGAPLPSRVSQSVTIDAVCPESVVFNSEWRYEIVIRNSGNVVVQNVRVEDDIPAGAQYVGSDPPAEVSGDKLVWALGSMDGATEKRIAVRVRPTEEGELRSRASVTYSASVDAKTKVTRPRLAVTVGCPEVARAGEEPLFKIKVTNSGTGPAQQMVFKALLSDGLDYRDQGKELVTKLASLPAGESRTVDLPLSALKSGLQSCQVTVAAEGSPEATARASVNVVEPLLQIAQSGPAKCLVRAEPTYEIKFSNPGTAATDAITVYSVLPDGFDFVQASDSGTFNATNRVVSWKLSGLAAGGTKAVGIKLRAGAAGDVALRTTATAAPEVQPGGVAPAGGVAVRAGRVLEAKADTAIKAEGVAALRFDVAGLENPVEVGKEAVYEIRIMNQGTGACTNVQIMAALADGTTFTNSNGPTQAKATGQTLVFEPIPTLAVKGETVYRVRVRGAAAGDQRFRVQLTCDQVRTPVVKEESTRFYKE, from the coding sequence GTGCGTAAACGACCGATTGTGCTCGCGGCCGCTGTTGCGGTCGCGGGGCTCGCCGTGCTGGGGACGGTGGTGGCGCAGCAACCGAGCAGCGGGTACACGCAGCCCAAAGTGGTGCCGGCCAGCGGCACGCTTCCGGCAACGACGCGCCCCTACAACGAGTGGACGCCGAACTCGAACCAGCCCATTCCCTCGCCCGCCGCGGGCCTCGGTAGCGGGAACCCGGGGGGAGCGCGACCCGCGGGCGGCTCTTACCCGGCTCCCGGCGGTCAACCGCAGAATGGTTACCCGGCGGGCAGTCAGCCCGTGAATCGGCCGCGCCCCGGCATCGCGGGGGCCGATCCGATCCGCCCCGCCGGGGGATTTGACATCCCGGCCCCGAGCATGGACCTGCCCGGCGCGGGCACCCCTCTGGCCCGGCCGCTCCCGCCGCCGAGCCTGAGCGTCGAGCCGGGGGACAACAAGTTCGCCCCGCCGCCCGCGCTCGGTGGGCCTGCCGTTCCGCCGGCCCCGGGCGGTACTCCGCTCGCACCGTCGGCCCCGCCGTTCGTTCCGGTGCCGCCGGCGCCGGGGGGAATCGCGCCGCCGGGCGCAGTTGCGCCGCCGACCGTTCCGCCCGGGCTGCCCGCGTTCCCGTCAACGCCGATCGCCCCGCCGGGTGGCGGGACCAAGCCGATCCCCGCTCCGGGAATTGTGCCGCTCGTTCCCCCGGGACCGAGTGTGCCGAGCGTGTCCGCCGCGCCCACCGGCGCGCCGCTCCCGAGCCGCGTGTCGCAGAGCGTGACCATTGACGCGGTCTGCCCCGAGTCCGTGGTGTTCAACTCGGAATGGCGCTACGAGATCGTGATCCGCAACTCGGGCAACGTCGTCGTGCAGAACGTCCGCGTGGAGGACGACATCCCGGCCGGTGCCCAGTACGTCGGCAGTGATCCGCCCGCCGAAGTGAGCGGCGACAAACTGGTGTGGGCGCTCGGCTCGATGGATGGCGCCACCGAAAAGCGGATCGCCGTGCGGGTGCGACCGACCGAAGAGGGCGAACTCCGCAGCCGCGCATCCGTGACGTACTCCGCGTCCGTTGATGCGAAGACCAAAGTGACCCGCCCGCGCCTCGCGGTGACCGTCGGGTGCCCCGAAGTGGCTCGTGCGGGCGAAGAGCCGTTGTTCAAGATCAAGGTCACGAACTCCGGGACCGGCCCCGCGCAGCAGATGGTGTTCAAAGCGCTCCTGTCGGACGGGTTGGACTACCGCGACCAGGGTAAAGAACTCGTGACCAAACTCGCGAGCCTGCCCGCGGGCGAATCGCGGACGGTGGACCTGCCGCTGAGCGCGCTCAAGTCCGGCTTGCAGTCGTGTCAGGTGACTGTGGCGGCCGAGGGTAGCCCGGAAGCGACTGCGAGGGCGTCCGTGAACGTGGTCGAACCGCTGCTCCAGATCGCGCAATCGGGTCCGGCGAAGTGCCTCGTCCGGGCCGAGCCGACCTACGAAATCAAGTTCTCGAACCCGGGCACCGCCGCGACGGACGCGATCACGGTTTACTCCGTGCTGCCGGACGGCTTCGACTTCGTCCAGGCCAGCGACAGCGGCACGTTCAACGCGACCAACCGGGTCGTGAGCTGGAAGCTGAGCGGGCTGGCCGCGGGCGGCACCAAGGCCGTCGGCATCAAGTTGCGGGCCGGGGCCGCGGGTGACGTGGCGCTGCGGACCACGGCGACGGCCGCGCCGGAGGTGCAACCGGGCGGCGTGGCCCCCGCGGGTGGCGTTGCGGTCCGGGCCGGGCGTGTGTTAGAGGCGAAAGCCGATACCGCGATCAAGGCCGAGGGCGTGGCCGCGCTGCGGTTCGATGTGGCGGGGCTCGAGAACCCGGTCGAGGTCGGCAAGGAAGCGGTCTACGAGATCCGGATCATGAACCAGGGCACCGGGGCTTGCACCAACGTGCAAATCATGGCCGCCCTCGCCGACGGGACCACGTTCACGAACTCGAACGGCCCGACCCAGGCGAAGGCCACCGGGCAGACACTGGTGTTCGAGCCGATCCCGACGCTCGCGGTGAAGGGCGAGACGGTGTACCGCGTGCGGGTCCGCGGGGCCGCGGCCGGCGACCAGCGGTTCCGGGTGCAACTCACCTGCGACCAGGTCCGCACGCCGGTGGTCAAGGAAGAGAGTACGCGGTTCTACAAGGAGTGA
- a CDS encoding nucleotide pyrophosphohydrolase: MDATTSVESLKDGIRRFATVRGWEPYHTPKNLAMALASEVGELCDILRWLTPEESVAVAADPATREAVADELADIANIVFLLSAHTGIDLSEAIAAKMTKNAIKYPPPA, encoded by the coding sequence ATGGACGCGACCACTTCGGTGGAATCGCTCAAAGACGGTATTCGGAGGTTCGCCACCGTGCGCGGGTGGGAGCCGTACCACACGCCGAAGAACCTCGCGATGGCCCTCGCGAGCGAGGTCGGTGAGTTGTGCGACATCCTCCGCTGGCTGACGCCCGAGGAGTCGGTCGCCGTGGCTGCGGACCCGGCCACGCGCGAAGCGGTCGCGGACGAACTGGCGGACATCGCGAACATCGTGTTCTTGCTCAGCGCTCACACCGGGATCGATTTGTCCGAGGCGATCGCGGCGAAGATGACGAAGAACGCGATCAAGTACCCGCCGCCGGCCTAG
- a CDS encoding glycosyltransferase family 2 protein — protein sequence MVATTGLLACLVLATVACLGYLVPTLAGLWRRRERSRAPTNTFTILVPAHNEEHALPRTLRSLAILDYPQELVRVCVVADNCTDGTATVAREAGVTCFVRLDLAERGKGYALAFGLERVLRGAPDVVLILDADCTLNRNALQALDATFTTGAEAAQVAVRSRNADDGPAGFVAAVGAAFDDSIAAGWDRLGFSVPLRGTGMVFRRSVLARVPWDAFGATEDAEYSQRLRSAGVRVRYCGGAEVACEAPPSVADLCQQRRRWRGAGLLASKPLVLAHLALTAAVGLACGFVLWPAVLVSVIVMLYLRAMWVVGLSRKRLGLLLRSPFVVARLGWVTLAGLVRRSSGWERTPRPLEGTRRAA from the coding sequence ATGGTCGCTACGACCGGGCTTCTGGCGTGCCTCGTCCTGGCGACGGTGGCGTGCCTGGGCTATCTCGTCCCCACGCTCGCCGGGCTCTGGCGCCGGCGCGAGCGATCGCGCGCGCCGACCAACACTTTCACCATCCTGGTCCCCGCACACAACGAAGAGCACGCGCTTCCGCGGACACTGCGAAGTTTGGCGATCCTCGATTATCCGCAGGAACTGGTGCGGGTCTGCGTGGTCGCGGACAACTGCACGGACGGCACCGCAACGGTCGCGCGCGAAGCCGGAGTTACGTGCTTCGTTCGGCTCGACCTCGCGGAGCGCGGAAAGGGGTACGCGCTCGCCTTTGGACTGGAGCGCGTACTGAGGGGGGCGCCGGACGTTGTGCTTATTCTCGATGCGGACTGCACGCTGAACCGCAATGCACTTCAAGCACTCGACGCAACGTTCACGACCGGCGCGGAAGCGGCACAAGTGGCCGTGCGGTCCCGGAACGCGGACGACGGGCCGGCCGGGTTCGTCGCGGCCGTGGGTGCGGCGTTCGATGATTCCATCGCCGCGGGCTGGGACCGGCTCGGCTTTTCGGTCCCACTTCGCGGAACCGGAATGGTGTTTCGCCGCAGTGTGTTGGCGCGCGTGCCGTGGGATGCGTTCGGCGCAACAGAAGATGCCGAATACTCGCAGCGGCTGAGATCCGCGGGCGTTCGCGTGCGCTACTGCGGCGGCGCGGAAGTGGCGTGTGAAGCGCCGCCGTCGGTCGCGGATTTGTGCCAACAGCGCCGGCGCTGGCGCGGGGCCGGGCTGCTCGCGAGCAAGCCGCTTGTACTGGCGCATCTCGCGCTCACGGCGGCGGTCGGTCTCGCGTGCGGCTTCGTCTTATGGCCGGCCGTGCTCGTATCCGTGATCGTGATGCTGTACTTACGCGCGATGTGGGTCGTGGGGCTATCGCGCAAGCGACTCGGGCTGCTACTCCGGTCGCCGTTCGTGGTGGCGCGGTTGGGCTGGGTGACACTGGCAGGTTTGGTGCGCCGAAGTTCGGGCTGGGAACGCACTCCGCGCCCGCTCGAAGGGACAAGGCGCGCGGCATGA
- a CDS encoding polysaccharide deacetylase family protein has translation MTFARRTNWLKRAALAPFSRTRYAGSDVWLTFDDGPHPEHTPAVLDRLAVFDVRAAFFLVGKRIADPALVKRITAAGHTLGNHTFAHTVPRWRDIREPRADVRKCQTLVPGATLFRPPLGKLRPGSWFAAKRLGLECVNWSLDSGDWQCRSEADAIQCAREVLELVRPGDIVLFHDDHRWIAPILDVVLPALAAHQTFPKTRSTTQHPRT, from the coding sequence ATGACGTTCGCCCGACGCACGAACTGGTTGAAGCGCGCTGCGCTCGCACCGTTCAGCCGAACCCGCTACGCGGGTTCAGACGTGTGGCTCACGTTCGACGATGGCCCGCACCCCGAACACACCCCCGCGGTGCTGGACCGACTCGCAGTGTTCGACGTCCGTGCGGCATTCTTCCTGGTCGGCAAGCGCATCGCGGACCCGGCGCTCGTAAAACGCATCACAGCAGCCGGGCACACACTGGGGAACCACACGTTCGCTCACACTGTTCCGCGCTGGCGCGACATTCGGGAACCGCGCGCCGACGTGCGGAAGTGCCAAACGCTAGTACCGGGGGCAACCCTCTTCCGCCCACCGCTCGGCAAACTGAGACCCGGGTCGTGGTTCGCCGCGAAGCGCTTGGGACTGGAGTGCGTGAATTGGTCGCTCGATAGTGGTGACTGGCAGTGCCGCAGCGAAGCCGATGCGATTCAGTGCGCGCGGGAAGTGCTGGAACTCGTGCGCCCCGGCGACATCGTGCTCTTTCACGACGATCACCGCTGGATCGCGCCGATACTCGATGTGGTACTGCCGGCGCTCGCGGCGCATCAGACTTTTCCCAAGACGAGATCGACGACCCAACACCCGCGCACGTGA
- a CDS encoding replication-associated recombination protein A, with protein MDLFDDLREENRLRARPLAARMRPRTLDEYVGQSHFLGPGKLLRRMLLADRLNSLIFYGPPGCGKTALAHVIANHTKSRFKPLNAVAAGIKEVRELLAEARSHLEELGERTILFLDEIHRFNRAQQDVLLPDVEDGVIVLIGATTQNPFFAINTPLLSRSQIFRFEPLTRDDIRTLIARALTDKERGLGKQNVTITEDALAFLVETCDGDARRALTALEIGVKSALAPERAKPTPPSPLASCEGEPPAGSPCNPLLTGKGGNNPSPTPPLNGEGLNTENSSAPVLGSAPPSFLGKGVGGLGSAPGILFDLTLAQDSIQQKVIEFDPTGDTHYDTASAFIKSLRGSDPDAALYWMARMLEGGEDPRFVARRLVIFASEDVGNADPFGVVLANATWDAVEKVGLPECRINLAHAVCYLATAQKSNASYMAGEAAAKDVKEGRTLPVPLHLRDKNYRGAKETLGHGVGYKYAHDFEGGWVDQEYIPTDAEYYQPTDRGHEGKIKARLEELRKRKKKPTEGERPA; from the coding sequence GTGGACCTTTTTGACGACCTGCGCGAAGAGAACCGTTTGCGTGCGCGGCCGCTCGCCGCGCGGATGCGCCCGCGCACGCTCGACGAGTACGTCGGGCAAAGTCACTTCCTCGGGCCGGGCAAACTGCTCCGGCGCATGCTCCTCGCGGACCGGCTGAACTCACTCATCTTCTACGGCCCGCCCGGGTGCGGCAAAACCGCCCTCGCGCACGTCATCGCGAACCACACCAAGAGCCGGTTCAAGCCGCTGAACGCGGTCGCGGCCGGGATCAAGGAAGTGCGCGAGTTGCTCGCGGAGGCGCGCAGTCACCTCGAAGAACTCGGCGAGCGCACCATCCTGTTTCTCGACGAGATCCACCGCTTCAACCGCGCGCAACAGGACGTACTCCTGCCCGACGTGGAAGACGGCGTGATCGTTCTCATCGGTGCTACGACGCAGAACCCGTTCTTCGCGATTAACACGCCGCTCCTGTCGCGGAGCCAGATTTTCCGCTTCGAGCCGCTGACGCGGGACGACATCCGCACGCTGATTGCCCGCGCCCTCACAGACAAAGAACGCGGACTGGGCAAACAGAACGTGACGATCACCGAGGACGCGCTGGCGTTCCTGGTCGAAACGTGCGACGGCGACGCGCGCCGGGCGCTCACGGCGCTGGAAATCGGCGTGAAGTCGGCCCTCGCGCCGGAGCGGGCGAAACCTACCCCCCCGTCCCCCCTCGCTTCTTGTGAGGGGGAACCCCCTGCGGGTTCCCCCTGCAACCCCCTCCTGACAGGGAAGGGGGGGAACAACCCCTCCCCAACCCCTCCCCTAAACGGAGAGGGGCTTAATACCGAAAACAGTTCCGCACCTGTTCTTGGCTCTGCTCCCCCTTCCTTCTTAGGGAAGGGGGTTGGGGGGTTAGGTTCTGCGCCCGGTATCCTCTTCGACCTCACCCTCGCGCAAGATTCCATCCAGCAGAAAGTGATCGAGTTCGACCCGACCGGCGATACGCACTACGACACCGCTTCCGCTTTTATCAAGAGCCTCCGCGGGAGCGACCCGGACGCGGCACTGTACTGGATGGCCCGGATGCTCGAAGGCGGCGAAGATCCGCGGTTCGTGGCGCGCCGGTTGGTCATCTTCGCTTCCGAAGACGTCGGCAACGCGGACCCGTTCGGGGTGGTGCTCGCGAACGCGACGTGGGACGCGGTGGAGAAGGTCGGCTTGCCGGAGTGCCGAATCAACTTGGCGCACGCGGTCTGCTACCTCGCGACCGCCCAGAAATCGAACGCGAGTTACATGGCCGGTGAAGCCGCTGCGAAAGACGTGAAAGAGGGCCGCACGCTCCCGGTTCCGTTGCACCTCCGCGACAAGAACTATCGCGGCGCGAAGGAAACGCTCGGTCACGGGGTCGGGTACAAGTACGCCCACGACTTCGAGGGCGGGTGGGTCGACCAGGAGTACATCCCAACGGACGCGGAGTATTACCAGCCCACCGACCGCGGCCACGAGGGGAAGATCAAAGCGCGTCTCGAAGAACTGCGGAAGCGGAAGAAGAAGCCGACAGAGGGCGAACGGCCGGCGTAA
- a CDS encoding serine/threonine-protein kinase, translating to MAAIAPVSTTDLLDLIKKSNLLPTARLLALPGPESLSVDPRQAAGALIQKNFLTKFQSTQLLAGRYKGFRIGPYVIQDLLGRGGMGAVYLGEHLELNRKVALKVLAPVRGEAQQLATERFLREARAAAALDHPNIVRVFDVARHNETPYLVMEFVDGETLQETLDRDGSVPPEVAAEYVSQAASGLQHAHERGFIHRDIKPANLIRDRFGVVKVLDMGLARSGSDEDKLTEVLDRGAVVGTADFISPEQAINCPNIDGRADIYSLGATLFTLLAGKTPFDGNTTQKLMQHQMKDVPPLAGLKPDLPTGLTEVVARMLAKKAADRYPTAAEVIAALVPWAGHSSHVVAGLSRTKIGQSADRQSVLGGWSSSGSSQRIRLVPLGTEPSDSGELDFSDTGKATIALSGAETARSRTPAPVSVPVRTVPADPLLVPVPVPRAGRGTMALVAGLAFAMLVAGVLIGWLAFGR from the coding sequence ATGGCAGCCATTGCCCCGGTTTCTACAACCGATCTGCTCGACCTCATCAAGAAGAGCAACCTGCTCCCGACGGCGCGTCTCCTCGCGCTCCCCGGGCCGGAATCGCTTTCTGTGGACCCGCGCCAGGCCGCGGGCGCGCTGATTCAAAAGAACTTTCTCACCAAATTCCAAAGCACACAACTGCTGGCCGGGCGGTACAAGGGCTTCCGCATCGGGCCGTATGTGATTCAGGATCTGCTCGGGCGCGGGGGCATGGGCGCTGTGTACCTGGGCGAGCACCTGGAACTGAACCGCAAGGTGGCGCTCAAGGTACTCGCGCCGGTGCGTGGGGAGGCCCAGCAGCTCGCCACGGAGCGGTTCCTGCGGGAAGCCCGCGCCGCGGCGGCTCTCGATCACCCGAACATTGTCCGAGTTTTCGACGTGGCCCGGCACAACGAGACGCCGTACCTCGTGATGGAGTTCGTGGACGGCGAGACGCTCCAGGAAACGCTCGACCGGGACGGGAGCGTGCCGCCCGAGGTCGCGGCCGAATACGTTTCCCAGGCCGCGTCCGGGCTCCAGCACGCACACGAGCGCGGGTTCATTCACCGCGACATCAAGCCCGCGAACCTGATCCGCGACCGGTTCGGCGTAGTGAAGGTGCTGGACATGGGGCTGGCGCGGTCCGGGAGCGACGAGGACAAGCTGACGGAGGTACTCGACCGGGGCGCGGTGGTGGGGACCGCCGATTTCATCTCCCCCGAGCAGGCGATCAACTGCCCGAACATCGACGGCCGGGCGGACATTTACAGCCTGGGTGCCACGCTGTTCACGCTGCTCGCGGGCAAGACGCCGTTCGACGGGAACACGACCCAAAAGCTGATGCAGCACCAAATGAAGGACGTGCCCCCCCTCGCCGGGCTGAAGCCGGACCTGCCGACGGGGTTGACCGAGGTGGTCGCGCGGATGCTCGCGAAGAAGGCGGCCGACCGGTACCCGACGGCCGCGGAAGTGATTGCCGCTCTCGTGCCGTGGGCGGGCCACAGCTCGCACGTTGTGGCGGGCCTCTCGCGGACGAAGATCGGGCAATCCGCGGACCGACAATCCGTGCTCGGGGGGTGGTCCTCGTCCGGCAGCTCACAGCGCATCCGGCTGGTCCCGCTGGGCACGGAACCGAGCGATTCGGGCGAACTGGATTTTTCCGATACGGGGAAGGCCACGATCGCCCTCTCCGGTGCCGAAACCGCCCGTTCGCGAACGCCCGCGCCCGTGTCGGTCCCCGTTCGCACCGTTCCCGCAGATCCGCTGCTCGTGCCGGTACCCGTGCCGCGCGCGGGGCGCGGTACGATGGCGCTCGTGGCCGGCCTCGCGTTCGCGATGCTCGTGGCGGGGGTGCTGATCGGCTGGCTCGCGTTCGGGCGCTGA